A region of Leucoraja erinacea ecotype New England unplaced genomic scaffold, Leri_hhj_1 Leri_903S, whole genome shotgun sequence DNA encodes the following proteins:
- the LOC129695016 gene encoding E3 ubiquitin-protein ligase TRIM39-like codes for MPVKEAVEIYKEQMKSSFKSLTEKKLAIEKMEHKQKESISGVEEASRNLQSQTTSQFAELHQILTEKEQRALGDIREDEAKIVKTMEKNLQEIQKNLNSIQEELSKLEEQIDHKDGVIFLKEEAGRKRRVSDETKTMSVVYGPLPSENYDRTFFYNMALKETSDLIKQVSVTLDVETAHALLEVSEDRKRVRLTGTGRRLPDTGKRFTDWPCVLGSEGFTSGRHYWEVEVAGSRYWSLGVAAESVERKRRVTLRPETGVWSIWRLDGEFDAFTSPPSPLPARPIPGRVGVYLSYESGTVSFYDADTKSHLHTFTGNKFTEKLYPFFWPWDGNWLRICSGSAPGV; via the exons ATGCCGGTTAAAGAAGCTGTTGAAATCTACAAG GAACAGATGAAATCTTCTTTCAAATCTCTCACAGAAAAGAAATTAGCGATCGAGAAAATGGAGCATAAACAGAAAGAAAGCATTTCTGGAGTTGAG GAAGCGTCACGCAACCTTCAGTCACAGACCACATCCCAGTTTGCTGAACTGCACCAGATTCTCACTGAGAAAGAGCAGCGCGCACTCGGAGATATCCGGGAAGATGAGGCGAAGATTGTAAAAACAATGGAGAAAAATCTTCAAGAGATACAAaagaatttaaattccattcagGAGGAACTCTCAAAGTTAGAGGAACAGATAGACCACAAGGATGGTGTGATATTTCTGAAG gaggAGGCTGGTCGCAAGAGGAG GGTTAGTGATGAAACCAAAACAATGTCGGTGGTATATGGCCCGTTGCCCAGTGAAAACTATGATCGCACCTTTTTCTACAACATGGCATTGAAAGAAACATCTGATCTCATCAAACAAG tctccgtcaccctggatgtggaaacagcgcaTGCGCTGCTCGAGGTGTCTGAGGATCGGAAGAGGGTGAGACTGACCGGGACCGGGAGGCGTCTCCCTGACACCGGGAAGAGGTTTACAGACTGGCcgtgtgtgctgggatcggagggattcacatcggggagacattactgggaggtggaggtggcggggagtcggtactggagtctgggagtcgctgcagagtctgtggagaggaagagacggGTCACACTGAGAccggagactggagtctggagcatctGGCGGTTGGATGGCGAGTTTGATGCattcacctcccctccatcccctctccccgcccgtcccatccccgggagggtgggagtttatctcagttacgagtccgggacagtttcattttacgacgcggacaccaagtcccatctccacaccttcactgggaataaattcacggagaaactttatcctttcttctgGCCTTGGGATGGAAActggctgagaatctgctccggttccgctccgggtgtgtaa